The proteins below are encoded in one region of Phaseolus vulgaris cultivar G19833 chromosome 1, P. vulgaris v2.0, whole genome shotgun sequence:
- the LOC137814078 gene encoding adenylosuccinate synthetase 2, chloroplastic — translation MNSISSRTFDSHAICNPHRPFSFRRFHPSRNVVVCSAKPIAPPPTKLAAADTSAARIGSLSQVSGVLGCQWGDEGKGKLVDVLAQHFEIVARCQGGANAGHTIYNAEGKKFALHLVPSGILNEDTLCVIGNGVVVHVPGLFKEIDGLESSGVSCQGRILISDRAHLLFDFHQLVDGLREAELAKSFIGTTKRGIGPCYSSKVNRNGIRVGDLRHMDTFPQKLDLILSDAALRFKDFNYGPDVLREEVEKYKRYAERLEPFIADTVHVMNEAITQKRKILVEGGQATMLDIDFGTYPFVTSSSPSAGGICTGLGIAPRVIGDLIGVVKAYTTRVGSGPFPTEILGSGGDLLRFAGQEFGTTTGRPRRCGWLDVAALRFSCQINGFSSLNLTKLDVLSDLEEIQLGVSYKLADGTLVKSFPSDLRLLEQLKVEYEVLPGWKSDISSIRNYSDLPKAARQYVERVEELVGVPIHYIGVGPGRDALIYK, via the exons ATGAACAGCATCTCATCTCGCACGTTTGATTCTCACGCGATATGCAACCCTCACCGCCCCTTTTCATTCCGCCGCTTTCACCCCTCTCGAAACGTTGTCGTATGCTCTGCCAAGCCCATCGCGCCTCCTCCTACAAAGCTCGCCGCCGCCGACACTTCCGCCGCCCGCATCGGCTCGCTGAGCCAGGTCTCCGGCGTTCTAGGTTGCCAGTGGGGTGACGAGGGCAAGGGGAAGCTCGTTGACGTCTTGGCCCAACACTTCGAAATCGTTGCTCGCTGCCAG GGTGGAGCTAATGCTGGGCATACTATCTACAATGCAGAAGGGAAAAAGTTTGCACTTCATCTTGTTCCTTCTGGTATTCTCAACGAGGATACTCTGTGTGTTATTGGGAATGGGGTTGTAGTGCACGTGCCGGGGTTGTTTAAAGAGATTGATGGTCTTGAGTCTAGCGGGGTTTCTTGCCAGGGAAGGATATTGATATCTGATCGTGCTCACCTGTTGTTTGATTTCCACCAATTAGTGGATGGGCTTAGAGAAGCCGAGCTTGCTAAATCTTTCATTGGCACCACCAAGAGAGGCATTGGACCCTGCTACTCCAGCAAGGTTAACCGCAATGGCATCCGAGTGGGCGATTTGAGGCACATGGATACTTTTCCCCAGAAGCTTGATCTTATATTGTCAGATGCAGCATTGAGGTTCAAAGATTTTAACTACGGTCCAGACGTGCTAAGGGAAGAAgttgaaaaatacaagagatatgCTGAGAGGTTGGAACCATTTATTGCTGATACTGTACATGTCATGAATGAGGCGATAACACAGAAGAGGAAGATCTTGGTTGAAGGAGGACAAGCAACAATGTTGGACATTGATTTTGGAACTTATCCTTTTGTTACATCTTCTAGCCCATCAGCAGGCGGGATATGCACTGGTCTTGGTATTGCTCCAAGGGTTATTGGTGATTTAATTGGAGTG GTGAAAGCATACACTACAAGAGTTGGTTCTGGACCTTTTCCTACTGAAATTCTGGGTTCAGGGGGTGATCTCCTCAGATTTGCTGGGCAGGAGTTTGGCACAACTACTGGCCGTCCTCGGCGGTGTGGTTGGCTTGATGTAGCTGCCTTGAGATTTTCATGTCAGATAAATGGTTTTTCATCGTTGAATCTTACCAAGCTGGATGTTTTATCAGATCTTGAAGAAATTCAGTTGGGTGTCTCTTACAAACTTGCTGATGGCACCCTTGTCAAATCTTTTCCTTCTGACCTCCGTCTTCTTGAGCAATTGAAG GTGGAATATGAAGTACTTCCAGGATGGAAGTCTGATATTTCTTCCATAAGAAACTACTCTGACCTTCCAAAAGCTGCACGGCAATACGTGGAAAGGGTAGAAGAACTTGTGGGGGTCCCTATCCACTACATTGGTGTTGGACCTGGACGTGATGCCCTCATATACAAATGA
- the LOC137814077 gene encoding oligopeptide transporter 1-like isoform X2, translated as MAATLPTKPIRVPFTKWSFSMNPGPFTLKEHVLITIFATSGSSGVDAVDVITIVKAFYHRSIHPVAAYLLVLSTQMLGYGWAGIFRRFLVDSPFMWWPENLVQVSLFKAFHEKEKRPKGGYTRMQFFFLVFVASFAYYTLPGYLFQAISTISFVCLIWNDSITAQQIGSGMNEIGIGSFGLDWNTVAAFLGSPLAVPGFAIINMLIGFMLDIYVLIPLAYWSNLYDAKRFPLISSHTFDSTGVTYNVTRVLNPRTFDIDLDSYNNYSKIYLSITFAFEYGLSFATLTATISHVVLFHGDMILQTWRKTTRAPKEQLGDVHTRIMKRNYEQVPEWWFVTILILMVVVALVACECFGKQLQLPWWGILLSLTIALVFTLPIGIIQATTNIKIGLNVISELIIGYIYPGKPLANVAFKVYGHDSMLQALAFLSDFKLGHYMKIPPKSMFIAQLVGTVVASSVYFATSWWLLTSIENICDEALLPKGSPWTCPGDDVFYNASIIWGVVGPQRMFAKDGVYPGMNWFFLIGLLAPIPVWLLSCKFPNHKWIQLINIPIIAAGACNIPPARSVNYITWGTVGIFFNFYVYRKFKAWWVRHTYILSAALDTGVAFMSMILYFTLQSNGIFGPSWWGLDADHCPLAKCPTAPGVFAEGCPLL; from the coding sequence ATGGCTGCAACTCTTCCAACTAAACCAATCCGAGTGCCATTCACGAAATGGTCATTTTCAATGAATCCGGGGCCATTCACTTTGAAGGAGCATGTGCttatcaccatctttgctacaTCTGGATCTAGTGGTGTTGATGCAGTCGACGTCATCACAATTGTTAAGGCTTTCTATCACAGGAGCATTCATCCAGTAGCAGCTTATTTGTTAGTACTGTCAACCCAAATGCTTGGGTATGGATGGGCTGGGATTTTTAGAAGATTCCTAGTTGACTCCCCTTTTATGTGGTGGCCTGAAAACCTTGTGCAGGTGTCTCTATTCAAGGCATttcatgaaaaagaaaaaagaccTAAAGGAGGATACACTAGGATGCAATTCTTTTTCCTAGTCTTTGTAGCGAGCTTTGCCTATTACACTCTTCCAGGGTACCTTTTCCAAGCAATATCAACCATCTCCTTTGTTTGCTTGATTTGGAATGATTCCATCACAGCCCAACAAATTGGTTCAGGCATGAATGAAATTGGCATCGGCTCATTTGGCCTCGATTGGAACACTGTTGCAGCCTTCTTAGGTAGTCCTTTAGCTGTACCTGGCTTTGCCATCATCAACATGTTAATAGGATTTATGCTGGATATCTATGTTCTGATTCCCCTTGCCTATTGGAGCAATTTATATGATGCCAAAAGGTTCCCCCTCATTAGTTCTCACACGTTTGACTCAACTGGTGTAACATATAATGTTACCCGGGTTCTAAATCCCAGAACTTTTGACATTGATTTGGATAGTTATAACAATTACAGCAAGATCTATCTTAGTATCACATTTGCATTTGAGTATGGATTAAGCTTTGCAACTTTGACTGCCACTATTTCCCACGTTGTCCTCTTCCATGGAGATATGATTCTTCAGACGTGGAGGAAGACAACAAGAGCACCAAAAGAACAACTTGGAGATGTCCATACAAGAATTATGAAGAGAAACTACGAACAAGTCCCTGAATGGTGGTTTGTCACCATATTGATCCTTATGGTTGTTGTGGCCTTGGTTGCTTGTGAATGCTTTGGGAAGCAACTCCAACTGCCATGGTGGGGAATTTTACTTTCTCTAACAATTGCATTAGTCTTCACCTTACCAATTGGGATTATTCAAGCtacaacaaatataaaaataggaCTCAACGTGATTTCAGAGTTAATAATTGGATACATTTACCCAGGAAAGCCCCTTGCTAATGTAGCCTTCAAGGTTTATGGACATGACAGCATGCTACAGGCACTGGCGTTTCTCAGTGACTTCAAATTAGGCCACTACATGAAAATTCCTCCTAAGTCTATGTTCATTGCACAGCTTGTAGGCACAGTTGTTGCTTCATCTGTCTACTTTGCCACATCTTGGTGGCTTCTCACGTCTATTGAAAACATTTGTGATGAAGCATTGTTGCCAAAGGGTAGTCCATGGACATGCCCAGGTGACGATGTGTTCTATAATGCTTCAATTATATGGGGAGTTGTAGGACCACAGAGAATGTTTGCCAAGGATGGTGTTTACCCTGGGATGAATTGGTTTTTCCTCATTGGTCTACTTGCTCCCATTCCAGTGTGGTTGCTTTCTTGTAAATTCCCCAACCACAAGTGGATTCAACTCATCAACATTCCCATTATCGCTGCAGGTGCATGCAACATTCCACCAGCCAGATCAGTGAATTATATTACATGGGGAACTGTTGGAATCTTCTTCAATTTCTATGTATATAGAAAGTTTAAGGCATGGTGGGTCCGGCATACTTACATCCTTTCAGCTGCTTTAGACACTGGAGTTGCTTTCATGAGTATGATCCTTTATTTTACCCTTCAATCTAATGGTATTTTTGGTCCATCCTGGTGGGGTCTTGATGCAGACCACTGCCCTTTGGCCAAATGCCCTACAGCTCCAGGTGTATTTGCCGAGGGATGCcctcttctttga
- the LOC137814077 gene encoding oligopeptide transporter 5-like isoform X1, giving the protein MESGVSGKKASHPPSSQQFISVTTHLLYLEKETGESSIGVSQERVTEDAEKYELEFDDSPIEQVRLTVPITDDPTQPALTFRTWVLGLASCVFLAFVNQFLGYRTNPLKISSVSAQIATLPLGKLMAATLPTKPIRVPFTKWSFSMNPGPFTLKEHVLITIFATSGSSGVDAVDVITIVKAFYHRSIHPVAAYLLVLSTQMLGYGWAGIFRRFLVDSPFMWWPENLVQVSLFKAFHEKEKRPKGGYTRMQFFFLVFVASFAYYTLPGYLFQAISTISFVCLIWNDSITAQQIGSGMNEIGIGSFGLDWNTVAAFLGSPLAVPGFAIINMLIGFMLDIYVLIPLAYWSNLYDAKRFPLISSHTFDSTGVTYNVTRVLNPRTFDIDLDSYNNYSKIYLSITFAFEYGLSFATLTATISHVVLFHGDMILQTWRKTTRAPKEQLGDVHTRIMKRNYEQVPEWWFVTILILMVVVALVACECFGKQLQLPWWGILLSLTIALVFTLPIGIIQATTNIKIGLNVISELIIGYIYPGKPLANVAFKVYGHDSMLQALAFLSDFKLGHYMKIPPKSMFIAQLVGTVVASSVYFATSWWLLTSIENICDEALLPKGSPWTCPGDDVFYNASIIWGVVGPQRMFAKDGVYPGMNWFFLIGLLAPIPVWLLSCKFPNHKWIQLINIPIIAAGACNIPPARSVNYITWGTVGIFFNFYVYRKFKAWWVRHTYILSAALDTGVAFMSMILYFTLQSNGIFGPSWWGLDADHCPLAKCPTAPGVFAEGCPLL; this is encoded by the exons ATGGAGAGTGGAGTCAGTGGTAAGAAAGCATCACATCCACCATCTTCGCAGCAATTCATTTCTGTTACCACCCATCTGCTTTATTTGGAAAAG GAAACTGGGGAATCAAGCATAGGAGTGTCTCAAGAGAGGGTGACAGAGGATGCTGAGAAATATGAATTGGAATTTGATGATTCTCCCATAGAGCAAGTGAGGCTAACAGTTCCAATCACTGATGACCCTACTCAGCCAGCATTAACATTTAGGACATGGGTTCTGGGGTTGGCATCATGTGTGTTTCTTGCCTTTGTGAACCAATTTTTGGGCTACAGAACCAACCCTTTAAAAATCTCTTCAGTCTCAGCACAGATTGCTACACTCCCTCTTGGCAAACTGATGGCTGCAACTCTTCCAACTAAACCAATCCGAGTGCCATTCACGAAATGGTCATTTTCAATGAATCCGGGGCCATTCACTTTGAAGGAGCATGTGCttatcaccatctttgctacaTCTGGATCTAGTGGTGTTGATGCAGTCGACGTCATCACAATTGTTAAGGCTTTCTATCACAGGAGCATTCATCCAGTAGCAGCTTATTTGTTAGTACTGTCAACCCAAATGCTTGGGTATGGATGGGCTGGGATTTTTAGAAGATTCCTAGTTGACTCCCCTTTTATGTGGTGGCCTGAAAACCTTGTGCAGGTGTCTCTATTCAAGGCATttcatgaaaaagaaaaaagaccTAAAGGAGGATACACTAGGATGCAATTCTTTTTCCTAGTCTTTGTAGCGAGCTTTGCCTATTACACTCTTCCAGGGTACCTTTTCCAAGCAATATCAACCATCTCCTTTGTTTGCTTGATTTGGAATGATTCCATCACAGCCCAACAAATTGGTTCAGGCATGAATGAAATTGGCATCGGCTCATTTGGCCTCGATTGGAACACTGTTGCAGCCTTCTTAGGTAGTCCTTTAGCTGTACCTGGCTTTGCCATCATCAACATGTTAATAGGATTTATGCTGGATATCTATGTTCTGATTCCCCTTGCCTATTGGAGCAATTTATATGATGCCAAAAGGTTCCCCCTCATTAGTTCTCACACGTTTGACTCAACTGGTGTAACATATAATGTTACCCGGGTTCTAAATCCCAGAACTTTTGACATTGATTTGGATAGTTATAACAATTACAGCAAGATCTATCTTAGTATCACATTTGCATTTGAGTATGGATTAAGCTTTGCAACTTTGACTGCCACTATTTCCCACGTTGTCCTCTTCCATGGAGATATGATTCTTCAGACGTGGAGGAAGACAACAAGAGCACCAAAAGAACAACTTGGAGATGTCCATACAAGAATTATGAAGAGAAACTACGAACAAGTCCCTGAATGGTGGTTTGTCACCATATTGATCCTTATGGTTGTTGTGGCCTTGGTTGCTTGTGAATGCTTTGGGAAGCAACTCCAACTGCCATGGTGGGGAATTTTACTTTCTCTAACAATTGCATTAGTCTTCACCTTACCAATTGGGATTATTCAAGCtacaacaaatataaaaataggaCTCAACGTGATTTCAGAGTTAATAATTGGATACATTTACCCAGGAAAGCCCCTTGCTAATGTAGCCTTCAAGGTTTATGGACATGACAGCATGCTACAGGCACTGGCGTTTCTCAGTGACTTCAAATTAGGCCACTACATGAAAATTCCTCCTAAGTCTATGTTCATTGCACAGCTTGTAGGCACAGTTGTTGCTTCATCTGTCTACTTTGCCACATCTTGGTGGCTTCTCACGTCTATTGAAAACATTTGTGATGAAGCATTGTTGCCAAAGGGTAGTCCATGGACATGCCCAGGTGACGATGTGTTCTATAATGCTTCAATTATATGGGGAGTTGTAGGACCACAGAGAATGTTTGCCAAGGATGGTGTTTACCCTGGGATGAATTGGTTTTTCCTCATTGGTCTACTTGCTCCCATTCCAGTGTGGTTGCTTTCTTGTAAATTCCCCAACCACAAGTGGATTCAACTCATCAACATTCCCATTATCGCTGCAGGTGCATGCAACATTCCACCAGCCAGATCAGTGAATTATATTACATGGGGAACTGTTGGAATCTTCTTCAATTTCTATGTATATAGAAAGTTTAAGGCATGGTGGGTCCGGCATACTTACATCCTTTCAGCTGCTTTAGACACTGGAGTTGCTTTCATGAGTATGATCCTTTATTTTACCCTTCAATCTAATGGTATTTTTGGTCCATCCTGGTGGGGTCTTGATGCAGACCACTGCCCTTTGGCCAAATGCCCTACAGCTCCAGGTGTATTTGCCGAGGGATGCcctcttctttga